From the Paludisphaera mucosa genome, one window contains:
- a CDS encoding HAD family hydrolase, giving the protein MRLPALMFDFGNVLAFFDYGIIYRKFGARLGLSAGAFQEMVEARGVKALLAEFEAGRLTPEEFSARVQEAVGLDIPFEEFVADWEDIFELNQPVAALVAELKAAGYTLLLGSNTNAIQSAFYRRRFRETIDHFDHVVLSHEALAMKPGRAFFDACVAAVGAPAGSCVFIDDVEENVQGARDAGLLGLVYRDPAGLVRDLLALDVAISTEGLGN; this is encoded by the coding sequence ATGCGCCTGCCGGCCCTGATGTTCGACTTCGGGAACGTCCTCGCCTTCTTCGACTACGGCATCATCTACCGCAAGTTCGGCGCGCGGCTGGGCCTCTCGGCCGGGGCGTTCCAGGAGATGGTCGAGGCGCGCGGCGTGAAGGCGCTGCTGGCGGAGTTCGAGGCCGGTCGGCTGACGCCGGAGGAATTCTCGGCCCGCGTCCAGGAGGCCGTCGGGCTCGACATCCCGTTCGAGGAATTCGTCGCCGACTGGGAGGACATCTTCGAGTTGAACCAGCCGGTCGCCGCGCTGGTCGCCGAATTGAAGGCCGCAGGCTACACCCTGTTGCTGGGATCCAACACCAACGCGATCCAGTCGGCCTTCTACCGCCGTCGATTCCGCGAGACCATCGACCACTTCGACCACGTCGTGCTGTCGCACGAGGCCCTCGCCATGAAGCCCGGCCGGGCCTTCTTCGACGCCTGCGTCGCCGCGGTCGGCGCGCCGGCCGGATCCTGCGTCTTCATCGACGACGTCGAGGAGAACGTGCAGGGTGCGCGCGACGCGGGGCTCCTGGGCCTCGTCTATCGCGACCCGGCCGGGCTCGTGCGCGATCTACTCGCCCTCGACGTCGCGATCTCGACCGAAGGCCTCGGGAACTGA